Proteins co-encoded in one Halorussus vallis genomic window:
- the rpl7ae gene encoding 50S ribosomal protein L7Ae — MPVYVNFDVPADLQDRAVEALEVARDTGSVKKGTNETTKAVERGNADLIYIAEDVQPEEIVMHLPELADEKGIPFIFVETQDDVGHAAGLEVGSAAAAVVDAGEAEDDIEDIAQKVEDLR; from the coding sequence ATGCCAGTATACGTAAACTTCGACGTCCCAGCCGACCTCCAGGACCGCGCCGTCGAGGCGCTCGAGGTCGCCCGAGACACAGGTAGCGTAAAGAAAGGAACCAACGAGACGACCAAGGCGGTCGAGCGCGGCAACGCCGACCTCATCTACATCGCCGAGGACGTCCAGCCCGAGGAGATCGTCATGCACCTCCCCGAGCTGGCCGACGAGAAGGGCATCCCCTTCATCTTCGTCGAAACCCAGGACGACGTCGGGCACGCCGCCGGCCTCGAAGTCGGCAGCGCCGCCGCGGCGGTCGTCGACGCCGGCGAGGCCGAAGACGACATCGAAGACATCGCCCAGAAGGTCGAGGACCTTCGGTGA
- the ndk gene encoding nucleoside-diphosphate kinase, which yields MSDEERTFVMVKPDGVQRGLIGEIVSRFEDRGLKLVAGKFMQIDQELAHEHYGEHEGKPFFEGLVDFITSGPVFAMVWEGQDATRQVRTMMGETDPAESAPGTIRGDFGLDLGRNVIHGSDHEDEGANEREIDLFFDEDELVDYERVDETWLYE from the coding sequence GTGAGCGACGAAGAGCGCACCTTCGTGATGGTCAAGCCCGACGGCGTCCAGCGCGGCCTCATCGGCGAGATCGTCTCGCGATTCGAGGACCGCGGCCTGAAGCTCGTCGCCGGGAAGTTCATGCAGATCGACCAGGAACTCGCCCACGAACACTACGGCGAGCACGAGGGCAAGCCGTTCTTCGAGGGCCTCGTGGACTTCATCACGTCGGGTCCCGTCTTCGCGATGGTCTGGGAGGGCCAGGACGCGACCCGTCAGGTCCGCACCATGATGGGCGAGACCGACCCCGCCGAGTCGGCGCCCGGTACCATCCGCGGCGACTTCGGACTCGACCTGGGCCGGAACGTCATCCACGGTTCGGACCACGAGGACGAGGGCGCCAACGAGCGCGAGATCGACCTGTTCTTCGACGAGGACGAACTGGTCGACTACGAGCGCGTCGACGAGACGTGGCTCTACGAGTGA
- a CDS encoding GNAT family N-acetyltransferase: MPGPVYLSGERVELRVTEREDVEFIQRARNDPEVRTALTRVTPETREQTEESYETYIAPDNGDASFIVCLKDGSEPIGGTSIFRTEHDHGELGYWLLPEAQGNGYATEAATLVLDYAFETRGLHRVYARIVDFNEASRALAERLGFREEGRLREHVFLNGAYRDTVLYGLLRVEWDGAGT; this comes from the coding sequence ATGCCCGGACCGGTCTACCTCTCCGGCGAGCGCGTCGAACTCCGAGTCACCGAGCGCGAGGACGTCGAATTCATCCAGCGCGCCCGGAACGACCCCGAGGTTCGAACCGCACTGACCCGCGTGACGCCGGAGACGCGCGAGCAGACCGAAGAGTCCTACGAGACGTACATCGCTCCGGACAACGGAGACGCCAGTTTCATCGTGTGTCTGAAAGACGGCTCGGAGCCGATCGGAGGGACGAGCATCTTCCGAACCGAACACGACCACGGCGAACTCGGCTACTGGCTCCTCCCGGAGGCGCAGGGCAACGGGTACGCCACCGAGGCGGCGACGCTGGTACTCGACTACGCCTTCGAGACGCGCGGACTTCACCGCGTCTACGCGCGCATCGTCGACTTCAACGAGGCGTCGCGGGCGCTGGCGGAGCGACTCGGATTCCGCGAGGAGGGTCGCTTGCGCGAACACGTCTTCCTGAACGGGGCGTACCGTGACACGGTGCTGTACGGACTGCTCCGCGTGGAGTGGGACGGAGCGGGAACGTAG
- a CDS encoding HalOD1 output domain-containing protein gives MGEDGDFLDDDSTFTYDVGDGEPVDVGVVRAVASIRDCKPTELPPLHDSVDPDALDALFPSWRSNRSTAESYVTFDYCGYRVTATTAGRIYVEE, from the coding sequence ATGGGCGAGGACGGCGACTTCCTCGACGACGACTCGACGTTCACGTACGATGTCGGCGACGGGGAACCGGTAGACGTCGGAGTCGTCCGGGCCGTCGCCAGTATCCGCGACTGCAAACCCACAGAACTCCCGCCGTTACACGACAGCGTCGACCCCGACGCGCTCGACGCGCTGTTTCCTTCTTGGCGGAGCAACCGGTCCACCGCCGAGAGCTACGTCACCTTCGACTACTGCGGGTACAGGGTCACCGCCACGACCGCGGGTCGAATCTACGTCGAGGAGTGA
- a CDS encoding glutamate--tRNA ligase: protein MDDQLRERIETEAEIHALVNAVKHESDADVGAVMGPLMGENPNFRQHGDEIPGIIGPVVARVNDLDVEERRERLIELDPEWVEELESEDEEDDTVLPDLPNAEEYDEIRMRCAPNPNGPWHMGHARMPAVIGTYAEEYDGEFIVRFDDTDPETKRPLLWAYDEILEEVEYLGFEPAEVLRASDRLDVYYDHARDLVEKGGAYTCSCSGEAFSELKNSGEACPHRDKDPETTMAEFEAMIDGEYESGEMVLRVKTDIEHKNPALRDWVGFRIIDTPHPREEAEDYRCWPMLDFQSGVDDHLTGVTHIIRGIDLQDSAKRQQFVYDYFGWEYPEVIHWGHVQVDEYDVKMSTSTIRELIEAGDLDGWDDPRAPTLPSVQRRGIRGEAIVDAMVELGTSTSNVDLAMSSVYSNNRELIDDEANRYFLVREPHEDFTVTGDAPESGHPPLHPEHEDRGTRDIDAGNRVRLEDDDVPPEGERVWLKGYGCFRREDDELEYVGDDIAAVREEGVDVVQWVPADTAVLTRMRTVGGDVMGYAEPGFADLDPDTMVQFERVGFARVDRHEDDESVAYFAHE, encoded by the coding sequence ATGGACGACCAACTGCGCGAGCGAATCGAGACGGAGGCCGAGATTCACGCCCTCGTGAACGCGGTCAAACACGAGAGCGACGCCGACGTGGGCGCGGTGATGGGGCCGCTGATGGGCGAGAACCCCAACTTCCGCCAGCACGGCGACGAGATCCCGGGCATCATCGGGCCGGTCGTCGCGCGGGTCAACGACCTCGACGTCGAGGAGCGCCGCGAGCGACTGATCGAACTCGACCCCGAGTGGGTCGAGGAACTCGAGAGCGAGGACGAGGAGGACGACACGGTGCTGCCCGACCTGCCGAACGCCGAGGAGTACGACGAGATTCGGATGCGCTGTGCGCCCAACCCCAACGGGCCGTGGCACATGGGCCACGCCCGAATGCCCGCGGTCATCGGCACCTACGCCGAGGAGTACGACGGCGAGTTCATCGTCCGGTTCGACGACACCGACCCCGAGACGAAGCGACCCCTGCTGTGGGCCTACGACGAGATTCTGGAGGAGGTCGAGTACCTCGGCTTCGAACCCGCCGAGGTGCTCCGGGCCAGCGACCGCCTCGATGTCTACTACGACCACGCCCGGGACCTCGTCGAGAAGGGAGGAGCCTACACCTGCTCGTGTTCCGGCGAGGCGTTCTCCGAACTGAAGAACTCCGGGGAGGCCTGCCCGCACCGCGACAAGGACCCCGAAACCACGATGGCGGAGTTCGAGGCCATGATCGACGGCGAGTACGAGTCGGGCGAGATGGTGCTCCGGGTCAAGACCGACATCGAGCACAAGAACCCCGCCCTGCGCGACTGGGTGGGCTTTCGCATCATCGACACGCCCCATCCCCGCGAGGAGGCCGAGGACTACCGGTGCTGGCCGATGCTCGACTTCCAGTCGGGCGTCGACGACCACCTCACCGGCGTCACCCACATCATCCGCGGCATCGACCTCCAGGACTCGGCGAAGCGCCAGCAGTTCGTCTACGACTACTTCGGCTGGGAGTACCCCGAGGTCATCCACTGGGGCCACGTCCAGGTCGACGAGTACGACGTGAAGATGTCGACCTCGACCATCCGCGAACTCATCGAGGCGGGCGACCTCGACGGCTGGGACGACCCGCGAGCGCCCACCCTGCCGAGCGTCCAGCGCCGGGGCATCCGCGGGGAGGCCATCGTCGACGCGATGGTCGAACTCGGCACCTCGACCAGCAACGTCGACCTGGCGATGAGTTCGGTCTACTCGAACAACCGCGAACTGATCGACGACGAGGCCAACCGGTACTTCCTCGTGCGCGAACCTCACGAGGACTTCACCGTCACCGGCGACGCCCCCGAGTCCGGTCACCCGCCGCTCCACCCCGAACACGAGGACCGCGGCACCCGCGACATCGACGCGGGCAACCGCGTCCGCCTCGAAGACGACGACGTCCCACCGGAGGGCGAGCGTGTCTGGCTCAAGGGATACGGCTGTTTCCGCAGAGAGGACGACGAACTCGAATACGTCGGCGACGACATCGCCGCGGTCCGCGAGGAGGGCGTCGACGTGGTCCAGTGGGTGCCCGCCGACACCGCCGTCCTCACCCGGATGCGGACGGTCGGCGGCGACGTGATGGGCTACGCCGAACCCGGCTTCGCCGACCTCGACCCGGACACGATGGTCCAGTTCGAGCGCGTCGGCTTCGCGCGGGTGGACCGTCACGAGGACGACGAGAGCGTGGCCTACTTCGCCCACGAGTAA
- the tmcA gene encoding tRNA(Met) cytidine acetyltransferase TmcA, with the protein MTTRSLARVASALREEARAANERRLLVLAGERDACYGAADAALDAAEIDREATTLVGTGRLGCERVGPKHAAELLGTTRECVVLDAHADFRPNAVGRVVGAVDGGGLFVLLVPSLAEFPERRTAFDRTLAVPPADLDDVTGRFRARFVETLREHPGVAIAEVRPSGDTDEFTARIERDGLTHPAPRLATEPPESPADHGFPDAAYDACLTADQMSVVRALEALRASDERGTDEKRAVVAEADRGRGKSSAAGIAAGALTAEGADVLVTAPEYRSAREVFVRAAALLESLGREFETDRDPPREIRVSGPRRNDADSAARGGRIRYAKPTAAAEAVDGSVAASANASTGVGDASSPDAPDVVLVDEAAALSVGLLERFLAADRVAFATTVHGYEGAGRGFSVRFRDRLAESGHEVTETRLDEPIRYAAGDPVEVWAFRALLLDARPPVEAAIRDADPETATYRALSPEALLADETRLREAFGLLVLAHYRTEPDDLARLLDAPNLEVRALVDDGGDGDSPDSGGHVVAVALLAHEGNLSEELRRETYDGGRIRGNMLPDVLVSQLRDEAAGVPAGLRVMRIAVHHAVRSRGLGSRLLAEIRAEFEDDLDWLGTGFGATPDLLRFWHRNGYRSVQLSTTRNEASGEYSALMLDPLSEAGRDLRERHAEWFASRVVSMLTDPLDDANPDVVRALLRTVDAPVALDLSAWDWRAVAASAYGPGLFDATPRPFRRVVLKHFVDPVGSAESEETPASESEETPVAESDAAASDSAAATDPRDALSAREERLLVRKVLQAREWREVADELGFHSPGQCMRALGDALKPLVDRYGDEAAAAEKRRYE; encoded by the coding sequence ATGACGACACGTTCGCTCGCGCGGGTCGCGTCGGCCCTCCGCGAGGAGGCCCGGGCCGCGAACGAGCGGCGCCTGCTGGTCCTCGCCGGCGAGCGCGACGCCTGCTACGGGGCGGCCGACGCGGCGCTCGACGCCGCCGAAATCGACCGCGAGGCTACCACGCTCGTCGGGACGGGACGGCTCGGCTGCGAGCGGGTCGGTCCGAAGCACGCCGCCGAACTCCTCGGGACGACCCGCGAGTGCGTGGTGCTCGACGCCCACGCCGACTTCCGGCCCAACGCGGTCGGCCGGGTCGTCGGCGCGGTCGACGGCGGCGGCCTGTTCGTCCTCCTGGTCCCGTCGCTTGCGGAGTTCCCCGAGCGACGGACCGCCTTCGACCGGACGCTGGCGGTGCCGCCCGCCGACCTCGACGACGTGACCGGGCGCTTCCGGGCGCGGTTCGTCGAGACGCTTCGCGAACATCCCGGCGTCGCTATCGCCGAGGTACGTCCCTCGGGCGATACCGACGAGTTCACCGCCCGAATCGAGCGCGACGGACTGACCCACCCCGCGCCGCGACTGGCGACCGAACCGCCGGAATCGCCCGCCGACCACGGGTTCCCCGACGCCGCCTACGACGCCTGTCTCACCGCCGACCAGATGTCGGTCGTGCGGGCGCTCGAAGCGCTCCGGGCGAGCGACGAGCGCGGGACAGACGAAAAACGCGCCGTGGTCGCCGAGGCCGACCGCGGGCGGGGGAAGTCCTCGGCCGCCGGCATCGCCGCTGGCGCGCTCACGGCGGAGGGCGCCGACGTGCTGGTGACCGCGCCCGAGTACCGGAGCGCCCGCGAGGTGTTCGTCCGGGCGGCCGCGCTCCTCGAATCGCTGGGGCGGGAGTTCGAAACCGACCGCGACCCGCCGCGCGAGATTCGGGTTTCCGGACCTCGACGCAACGACGCGGATTCGGCCGCCCGCGGCGGCCGAATCCGCTACGCCAAGCCGACCGCGGCCGCCGAGGCGGTCGACGGGTCGGTCGCCGCGAGTGCGAATGCGAGCACGGGCGTGGGGGACGCTTCCTCGCCGGACGCCCCCGACGTAGTCCTGGTCGACGAGGCCGCGGCGCTCTCGGTCGGCCTGCTCGAACGGTTCCTCGCGGCCGACCGCGTCGCGTTCGCGACCACGGTCCACGGCTACGAAGGCGCGGGCCGCGGGTTCTCGGTGCGGTTCCGCGACCGCCTCGCCGAGAGCGGCCACGAGGTGACCGAAACTCGTCTCGACGAACCCATACGCTACGCCGCGGGCGACCCCGTCGAGGTGTGGGCCTTCCGGGCCCTGCTCCTCGACGCCCGTCCCCCCGTCGAGGCCGCGATTCGCGACGCCGACCCCGAAACCGCGACGTACCGGGCGCTCTCCCCCGAGGCGTTGCTGGCCGACGAAACCCGCCTCCGGGAGGCGTTCGGCCTGCTCGTGCTCGCCCACTACCGGACCGAACCCGACGACCTCGCGCGCCTGCTCGACGCGCCGAACCTCGAAGTCCGGGCGCTGGTCGACGACGGTGGCGACGGCGACTCACCCGACAGCGGCGGACACGTCGTCGCCGTCGCGCTGTTGGCCCACGAGGGGAACCTCTCCGAGGAACTCCGCCGGGAAACCTACGACGGCGGCCGCATCCGGGGCAACATGCTCCCGGACGTGCTCGTCTCCCAGCTCCGCGACGAGGCGGCCGGCGTCCCCGCCGGCCTGCGGGTGATGCGCATCGCGGTCCACCACGCAGTGCGCTCGCGGGGACTCGGCTCGCGACTGCTCGCCGAGATCCGCGCGGAGTTCGAAGACGACCTCGACTGGCTCGGCACCGGGTTCGGAGCGACGCCCGACCTCCTGCGGTTCTGGCACCGGAACGGCTACCGGTCGGTCCAGCTATCGACCACGCGCAACGAAGCCAGCGGCGAGTACTCCGCGCTCATGCTCGACCCCCTGAGCGAGGCGGGCCGGGACCTGCGCGAGCGCCACGCCGAGTGGTTCGCCTCCCGGGTCGTTTCGATGCTCACCGACCCGCTCGACGACGCCAACCCCGACGTGGTCCGGGCGCTCCTCCGGACGGTGGACGCGCCGGTCGCCCTCGACCTCTCGGCGTGGGACTGGCGGGCGGTCGCCGCCAGCGCCTACGGCCCGGGGCTGTTCGACGCCACGCCCCGGCCCTTCCGGCGGGTCGTGCTGAAGCACTTCGTGGACCCGGTCGGGTCGGCCGAATCCGAGGAAACGCCGGCCAGCGAATCCGAAGAGACGCCAGTTGCCGAGTCCGACGCCGCGGCGTCGGACTCGGCGGCCGCGACGGACCCGAGGGACGCGCTCTCGGCCCGCGAGGAGCGTTTGCTCGTCCGGAAGGTGTTGCAGGCCCGCGAGTGGCGGGAGGTGGCTGACGAACTCGGATTCCACTCGCCGGGCCAGTGCATGCGGGCGCTCGGCGACGCGCTGAAGCCGCTGGTTGACCGCTACGGCGACGAAGCGGCCGCGGCCGAGAAGCGCCGCTACGAGTGA
- a CDS encoding alpha/beta fold hydrolase, whose product MNDNQTSERASQTRDGPGGAPDWIDREKYPFESRYVDLEPGRVHYVDEGEGRPLLMLHGNPTWSFVYRHLIRGLSDDYRCIAPDFLGFGLSDKPRLWSYRPADHARVVERFVEELGLEDLTLFAQDWGGPTGMDYATKHPENVRSFVVMNTAMWPLDDAMHVRLFSGLAGSRPARHLDRRYNLIVDRVMPLGFGDRSRLTPEIHRHYREPLRDPDDRTGAWVFPRELVGSTSWLADLWDRRRRVAGKPALLCWGMKRPLFGREALGRWQALFPDAETVEFPEAGHFVQEERGPEMVPEVEAFLSGQE is encoded by the coding sequence TTGAACGACAACCAGACGAGCGAGAGAGCGTCGCAAACGCGGGACGGGCCGGGTGGCGCGCCCGACTGGATAGACCGCGAGAAGTACCCGTTCGAGTCCAGGTACGTCGACCTCGAACCCGGGCGCGTCCACTACGTCGACGAGGGAGAGGGTCGTCCGCTGCTCATGCTCCACGGCAATCCGACGTGGTCGTTCGTCTACCGACACCTGATACGCGGCCTCTCGGACGACTACCGGTGTATCGCACCCGACTTCCTGGGGTTCGGCCTCTCGGACAAACCTCGGCTCTGGTCGTACCGACCGGCCGACCACGCGAGGGTGGTCGAACGGTTCGTCGAGGAACTCGGCCTCGAGGACCTGACGCTGTTCGCCCAGGACTGGGGCGGCCCGACGGGGATGGACTACGCCACGAAGCACCCCGAGAACGTCCGGTCGTTCGTCGTGATGAACACCGCGATGTGGCCGCTCGACGACGCGATGCACGTCCGGTTGTTCAGCGGCCTGGCGGGCAGTCGGCCCGCGCGGCACCTCGACCGGCGCTACAATCTCATCGTCGACCGGGTGATGCCGCTGGGCTTCGGCGACCGGTCGCGGCTGACGCCCGAGATACACCGCCACTACCGCGAACCGCTCCGGGACCCCGACGACAGGACCGGGGCGTGGGTGTTCCCCAGGGAACTCGTGGGTTCGACGTCGTGGCTCGCCGACCTCTGGGACCGCCGGCGTCGGGTCGCGGGCAAACCGGCCCTGCTCTGCTGGGGGATGAAGCGCCCGCTGTTCGGGCGGGAGGCGCTCGGACGGTGGCAGGCGCTGTTCCCGGACGCGGAGACGGTCGAGTTCCCCGAGGCAGGACACTTCGTCCAGGAAGAGCGGGGTCCCGAGATGGTTCCCGAGGTAGAGGCGTTCCTGAGCGGGCAGGAGTAG
- a CDS encoding sodium/proline symporter: MQGSGGIAGEAGVWVLGTFALYLLVLLGIGLYSARFMDSVGDYVIGGRQIGPVVTGFSERASEMSGWLTLGVPANAYGTGIMAFLNGLGMIPADLLAWAGIAKRLRKYTEIVRSVTLPTFFETRLDDDTGYVKGVSAVVLMLFEGGYVGAQIVAAGTLLRILTGIEPWVGIVVGGVIVIGYTFLGGYFAVAWSDYFQGAIILMSFIALPVIAFTSMGLPFDELARVGEGSLTSITAGAAGWAAVFGIISYAAIGLGVPGNPHIMVRFMGIDRVKNVRLAALVAQLFMFAAYIGAALVGLYALAMFGEGAITNPDAVMPMLTLDLLPGVLAGVVLAAALAAMMSSADSQLLVATSAIVEDVYHGFLDRDATEAELVRYSRYVTFALGTASVAFAYLAKNTPIYTLVLDYAWGGLGAAIGPTVIATLWWKRVTAEGSVASMIVGASTMVLWTQLPTVLGWVGLMPPESAEFWYGLVTVYGLFPAFIVSSLTLVGVSLVTRPPTGVDEDFEVFDKPLSAVAADGGEPTDGRRASSDLRSDGGESSDYATDGGTDSDTSPKVVTEADNIRGHVAASGYWSDDER; the protein is encoded by the coding sequence ATGCAAGGTAGCGGCGGCATCGCGGGCGAGGCCGGCGTCTGGGTGCTCGGCACCTTCGCGCTCTACCTCCTCGTCCTGCTGGGCATCGGCCTCTACTCGGCGCGGTTCATGGACTCGGTCGGCGACTACGTCATCGGCGGCCGCCAGATCGGCCCGGTCGTCACCGGCTTCTCCGAGCGCGCCTCCGAGATGAGCGGCTGGCTCACGCTGGGCGTACCCGCGAACGCCTACGGCACCGGCATCATGGCGTTCCTGAACGGCCTGGGCATGATTCCGGCCGACCTGCTGGCGTGGGCGGGTATCGCGAAGCGACTCCGGAAGTACACCGAAATCGTCCGGTCGGTCACGCTCCCGACGTTCTTCGAGACCCGACTCGACGACGACACCGGCTACGTCAAGGGCGTCTCGGCGGTCGTCCTGATGCTGTTCGAGGGCGGCTACGTCGGCGCCCAGATCGTGGCGGCCGGCACCCTGCTCCGGATTCTGACCGGCATCGAACCCTGGGTCGGCATCGTGGTCGGCGGCGTCATCGTCATCGGCTACACGTTCCTCGGCGGCTACTTCGCCGTCGCGTGGTCCGACTACTTCCAGGGGGCCATCATCCTGATGTCGTTCATCGCGCTGCCGGTCATCGCGTTCACCAGCATGGGCCTGCCGTTCGACGAACTCGCGCGGGTCGGCGAGGGGAGTCTGACCAGCATCACCGCCGGAGCGGCCGGATGGGCCGCGGTCTTCGGCATCATCAGCTACGCCGCCATCGGTCTGGGCGTGCCGGGCAACCCCCACATCATGGTGCGGTTCATGGGCATCGACCGGGTGAAGAACGTGCGACTCGCCGCGCTGGTCGCCCAACTGTTCATGTTCGCGGCGTACATCGGCGCGGCGCTGGTCGGCCTGTACGCCCTCGCCATGTTCGGCGAAGGCGCCATCACGAACCCGGACGCGGTGATGCCGATGCTCACCCTCGATCTGCTGCCCGGCGTCCTCGCCGGCGTCGTGCTGGCGGCGGCGCTGGCCGCGATGATGTCGAGCGCCGACTCCCAACTCCTCGTCGCCACCAGCGCCATCGTCGAGGACGTCTACCACGGGTTCCTCGACCGCGACGCGACCGAGGCGGAACTGGTCCGGTACTCGCGGTACGTCACCTTCGCGCTGGGCACCGCGAGCGTCGCGTTCGCCTACCTCGCCAAGAACACGCCCATCTACACGCTGGTGCTCGACTACGCGTGGGGCGGCCTCGGCGCGGCCATCGGCCCGACGGTCATCGCGACGCTGTGGTGGAAGCGGGTCACCGCCGAGGGGTCGGTCGCCAGCATGATAGTCGGGGCGTCCACGATGGTCCTCTGGACCCAACTGCCGACCGTGCTCGGCTGGGTCGGCCTGATGCCGCCCGAGTCGGCCGAGTTCTGGTACGGCCTCGTGACGGTGTACGGCCTCTTCCCGGCGTTCATCGTGTCGTCGCTCACGCTGGTCGGCGTCTCGCTGGTCACCCGGCCGCCGACCGGCGTCGACGAGGACTTCGAGGTGTTCGACAAGCCGCTGTCGGCAGTGGCCGCCGACGGCGGTGAGCCGACCGACGGTCGGCGAGCCTCGTCGGACCTCCGGTCCGACGGCGGCGAATCGTCCGACTACGCCACGGACGGAGGCACCGACTCGGACACCTCGCCGAAGGTCGTCACCGAGGCCGACAACATCCGCGGCCACGTCGCCGCGTCGGGCTACTGGAGCGACGATGAGCGCTGA
- a CDS encoding 50S ribosomal protein L24e, whose protein sequence is MPQTRECDYCGADIEPGTGTMFVRTDGTTIHYCSAKCEKNADLGREPRDLEWTEEGGANEGEAQQ, encoded by the coding sequence ATGCCCCAGACGAGAGAGTGTGACTACTGCGGCGCCGACATCGAGCCCGGCACGGGCACGATGTTCGTCCGCACGGACGGCACCACGATTCACTACTGTTCGGCAAAGTGCGAGAAGAACGCCGACCTCGGCCGCGAACCCCGCGACCTCGAGTGGACCGAGGAAGGCGGTGCGAACGAAGGCGAGGCCCAGCAGTGA
- a CDS encoding HalOD1 output domain-containing protein — protein sequence MRDPEIALSERVDRRYDVSDEEPLSCAIATAVGNASDQDPTDLEPLGDYVNVNALNQLFDGAAESNRRTGGHVAFRYGDREVLVTDDGVVLVAGSE from the coding sequence ATGAGGGACCCGGAAATCGCGCTCTCCGAGAGGGTAGACCGGAGGTACGACGTTTCGGACGAGGAGCCGTTGAGTTGCGCCATCGCCACCGCCGTGGGAAACGCGAGCGACCAGGACCCGACCGACCTCGAACCGCTCGGCGACTACGTGAACGTGAACGCCCTGAACCAACTCTTCGACGGCGCTGCGGAGTCGAACCGCCGAACCGGCGGTCACGTCGCGTTTCGATACGGCGACCGGGAGGTCCTCGTCACCGACGACGGCGTGGTGCTGGTCGCGGGTTCGGAGTAG
- a CDS encoding 30S ribosomal protein S28e encodes MSAEETEEEGSTPAEVIEIVGKTGMHGEAMQVKCRIREGENQGRIITRNCLGPVREGDVLQLRETAREADSIGGQ; translated from the coding sequence ATGAGCGCAGAAGAGACCGAAGAAGAGGGCTCCACGCCCGCCGAAGTGATCGAGATCGTCGGCAAGACGGGGATGCACGGCGAGGCCATGCAGGTCAAGTGCCGCATCCGCGAGGGCGAGAACCAGGGCCGGATCATCACCCGGAACTGCCTCGGCCCGGTCCGCGAGGGCGACGTACTCCAGCTCCGCGAGACCGCCCGCGAAGCCGACTCCATCGGAGGACAGTAA
- a CDS encoding glycerophosphodiester phosphodiesterase — translation MAPLSVAVTSFSGDDEASCLHVTAHRSFGERYPENTVCAAWEASDHADAVEVDVRRCGSGELVASHWDHVGFVTDGEGDIDELSAAELAALDVGDSSYGIPPVTDVLDAIPPEVGVVLDLKERGVAADVVNLARRVPNDTVVASFHPDPLWRTRMFDESIPVAYNFDLRPDSNFETAAALDCEYAFPHWTLCLATDVVERAHDAGMAVHAWPVGSRMLARALSRGGVDGVVATEPL, via the coding sequence GTGGCTCCGCTCTCGGTCGCCGTCACGTCTTTTTCCGGCGACGACGAAGCGTCGTGCCTGCACGTCACCGCGCACCGAAGCTTCGGCGAACGGTACCCGGAGAACACCGTCTGCGCCGCCTGGGAGGCGTCCGACCACGCCGACGCCGTGGAGGTCGACGTCCGGCGGTGCGGGTCGGGCGAACTCGTCGCCTCCCACTGGGACCACGTCGGATTCGTCACCGACGGCGAGGGAGACATCGACGAACTGTCGGCGGCGGAACTCGCCGCGCTCGACGTCGGGGATTCGAGCTACGGGATTCCGCCGGTGACGGACGTGCTCGACGCGATTCCGCCCGAAGTCGGTGTCGTCCTCGACCTGAAGGAGCGCGGCGTCGCGGCGGACGTGGTGAACCTCGCCCGGCGCGTCCCGAACGACACTGTCGTCGCCTCGTTCCATCCCGACCCGCTCTGGCGGACCCGAATGTTCGACGAGTCGATTCCGGTGGCGTACAACTTCGACCTCCGTCCGGACTCGAACTTCGAAACCGCGGCCGCGCTCGACTGCGAGTACGCCTTCCCCCACTGGACGCTGTGCCTGGCGACCGACGTGGTCGAGCGCGCCCACGACGCCGGTATGGCGGTACACGCGTGGCCGGTCGGGTCGCGGATGCTCGCGCGGGCGCTGAGTCGGGGCGGCGTCGACGGTGTGGTTGCAACCGAACCGCTGTGA
- a CDS encoding high-potential iron-sulfur protein encodes MGENEDDVSWPSHASRVLLAYLKNGEEGLSNVAEDIHGRTHDRPGEKFGKKEALYLPQSPVPPNLWRESCGRCRFWREGSPGEGGRCHVVGKKGDRFGGEHIHPRGWCKLWVPPEGEPAFAWLFEQLNPTGADLVRGEYHRHPNEEADQQTIDEAVEGVSAESESEAD; translated from the coding sequence ATGGGGGAGAACGAAGACGACGTCTCGTGGCCGTCGCACGCGAGCCGCGTCCTGCTCGCGTACCTCAAGAACGGCGAGGAGGGCCTCTCGAACGTGGCGGAGGACATCCACGGACGCACTCACGACCGGCCGGGGGAGAAGTTCGGCAAGAAGGAGGCGCTGTACCTGCCCCAGTCGCCGGTGCCGCCGAACCTGTGGCGCGAGTCCTGCGGCCGGTGTCGGTTCTGGCGCGAGGGGAGTCCCGGCGAGGGCGGCCGGTGCCACGTCGTCGGGAAGAAGGGCGACCGTTTCGGCGGCGAGCACATCCACCCACGCGGGTGGTGCAAACTCTGGGTCCCGCCGGAGGGCGAACCCGCGTTCGCGTGGCTGTTCGAGCAGTTGAACCCGACCGGCGCCGACCTCGTCCGCGGCGAGTACCACCGCCACCCGAACGAGGAAGCCGACCAGCAGACCATCGACGAGGCCGTCGAGGGGGTGTCGGCCGAGAGCGAGTCGGAGGCCGACTGA